In a single window of the Pseudomonas sp. B21-015 genome:
- a CDS encoding F0F1 ATP synthase subunit epsilon, translating to MAMTVHCDIVSAEGEIFSGLVEMVVAHGALGDLGIALGHAPLITNLKPGPIRLIKQGGEEEVYYISGGFLEVQPNMVKVLADTVQRAADLDEASAQEAVKAAEKALHERGAEFDYGSAAARLAEAAAQLRTVQQIRKKFGH from the coding sequence ATGGCTATGACAGTCCATTGCGATATCGTCAGCGCGGAAGGGGAAATCTTTTCCGGCCTGGTCGAGATGGTGGTTGCGCACGGTGCACTGGGTGATCTTGGTATCGCCTTGGGTCACGCGCCGCTGATCACTAATCTCAAGCCGGGTCCTATCCGCTTGATCAAGCAGGGCGGGGAAGAGGAGGTGTATTACATCTCCGGCGGTTTCCTCGAGGTTCAGCCGAACATGGTCAAGGTTCTTGCCGACACCGTGCAACGTGCTGCCGACCTGGACGAAGCCTCCGCTCAGGAAGCCGTTAAGGCTGCCGAGAAGGCCTTGCATGAGCGAGGCGCGGAATTCGATTACGGTTCTGCTGCCGCACGTCTGGCCGAGGCCGCAGCTCAGCTGCGCACCGTCCAGCAGATCCGCAAGAAGTTCGGCCACTAA